A genome region from Schistocerca nitens isolate TAMUIC-IGC-003100 chromosome 4, iqSchNite1.1, whole genome shotgun sequence includes the following:
- the LOC126252614 gene encoding protein dimmed-like, with amino-acid sequence MRMHSLNDAFQSLREVIPHVKKERRLSKIETLTLAKNYVMALTNIICEMRGEASPYAAALLPPSTPGVAAIVAAPAAGDVAPAPAQGVAAPGYATAPAAADAALSPSTASALPVEAFGVGVGVGVGVGLVVKDEAAGVTAAPDATMCDEDAVALNSFDDTDGSFYDDLSRFVD; translated from the coding sequence TCGCTCCGCGAGGTGATCCCGCACGTGAAGAAGGAGCGCCGTCTGTCCAAGATAGAGACGCTGACGCTGGCCAAGAATTACGTGATGGCGCTCACCAACATCATCTGCGAGATGCGCGGCGAGGCGTCGCCTTACGCGGCGGCGCTGCTGCCACCCTCGACGCCCGGCGTCGCCGCTATAgtggccgcccccgccgccggcgACGTTGCGCCCGCCCCCGCACAGGGCGTGGCCGCCCCCGGCTACGCGACGGCCCCCGCCGCTGCCGACGCTGCCCTCAGCCCGTCGACGGCGTCCGCCCTGCCAGTGGAAGccttcggcgtcggcgtcggcgtcggcgtcggcgtcggcctcGTCGTCAAGGATGAGGCTGCCGGAGTCACGGCCGCCCCCGACGCCACCATGTGCGACGAAGACGCCGTGGCGCTCAACAGCTTCGACGACACCGACGGCAGCTTCTACGACGACCTGAGTCGATTCGTCGACTGA